The Mesorhizobium sp. M3A.F.Ca.ET.080.04.2.1 genome contains the following window.
TATTCACACGGATCGCACCGTCGTCGCCATCGGCTGAACGGACCTCGTCGGTGTCGAGCCAGATAACGTCGCCTTTGGCCTCGCCGGGCTTGCGCTTGCGGAAGAAGAGGATATCGACCACGACGTCGGTGCCGACGTCCGCCCGGAAGCTGCCTTCCGGCATGCGGATGGCGGCGACGAAATCGGCCGACTTCGCGATGTGCTCGCGCGCCGAACAATCTGCCTTGTCCATCGTACCCGCACTGGTCACGAACGCAGCGAGACCGCCCGGCTTAAGGAGATCGATCGAGCGGGCGATGAAGTAGTCGTGGAGGCGCAGTCCCATCGAGCGATAGGCGCGGTCCGAGCGGACGGTGCGATCGGAAAAGGGTGGATTGCCGATGGCGAGGTCGAAGTTCGCCGACAGGTCGGCGCGAGCGAAGTCCGCATTGACGATGCGCGCCCGCGGCTGGAGCAGCCGAGCGATGCGAGCGGTGACCGGATCGAGCTCTACACCGGTGACGTGGGACTCATCGCGCAGAGTCGCGGGCATGAGCGCCGGGAACAGTCCCGTTCCGATGCCTGGCTCCAGAACCCTCCCCCCGCGCCAGCCGAGACGCACGAGGCCGGACCACATTGCCCGGACGATGAATTCCGGCGTGAAGTGCGCATACTGTGTGCAGCGGGCGAGCGATGCGTATTCGTTGCGCCGCACCGTCTCTTCAAGTTCGGAGCCGATCTCGTCCCAGCCGGATCGGAAGCCGTCTTCGCCGGGGCGGCGGAACACGGCATTGGCAAGCTCGGAGGCGCCGAAGCCGGTGAAGCGTATAAGCCTAGTCTGTTCCTCGCGCGTCGCCGACCTGTCCTCGGTCTCGATTTCGGCGGCAAGACGGATGGCGGCGAGATTGTCGCGGGCGCGCTGCTTCCAGCCCTTGGCCAAGCCGCGATCGCCGTCAAGCCAAAAGTTCTTCCCGCGAGATGCTGCAGTGGTCTGCCGCCGGGATGGACGGACAGCCTCGCGGTCGGCCGATGGCTCCGATTTGGCCGCTGCGGTGGGCCTGGACGGCTGATCATCTTCGGGGCCGCCGGCGCCGAAGTCGCTCCCGAAGGCGGTGACGCCGAGGCCGAGGCCCGACGAAAGGGCGGTGTTACCGAAGAGGTCGAGGGTGAAGGGATCGTCGTTGCACACTGGAAAGCTCCTTGGATGAAGGCGCGCGCGACCCCCAGCCGAGCAGGTCGGCCGGACGATCGGCGTCTCGGTTTTTGGGGGAAGGTCAGCGGGTGATCAGCGACAGCGCGATCTCGGTCTCGGTGAGATCAACGTTGAGGTGCGTGGCCCGCATGTTGCGGTCGAACAGCGGGATCAGCCGCTCGGCCTCGATGAACTCGATGCCATCATCGCCGCCGAAGTGGCGCCGTTTGTAGTCCCACCAGTCCATATCGCTCTTGGGATGGCACTGCTCGGAATAGACAACGAGGGCGCGTGAGCCTTCGGCGAGCTTGCCATTGGACATAATGTAGACGCCCTGGTCGCCGACCAGCCACAGACCCGGCCTCTCGCCCTCACCAGGGCACGTCCCGTAGTAGGGATTGCGGAAGCCGCCATTGGCGGCGGCATCGGCTATGCCGCGTTCGACGACCTTGCGGACGGCAAGAATGGGAAAAGTGAACATCGCTCCCAACCTCATGCCGCTGCACGAATGGGGAGATGCCGCAGATGCACCGGGAGCTTTGCCAAGATCTCGTCGTCGGTGAGATCGTCGAGATGTTTGAGCTCGGTGCGTCCGGGGCCATAGACGAGAAGCGTGCGCTTGCCGCGGTACTCCGGCGGGAAGCGATCACCGGCATAGCCGCGATACTCATCGTGGGTGGCGCTCCAGATATGCTCGAGACGCTCTTCATGCGTTATGGCCTTCACCGGCCAGGATTCGCGATTGATGATGGCATCGCGCATCTCGACCGGCGAGCGGGGCTGGGACAGGTCGCAATAGGCGTGGAAGTGGCGTGTCCTGCTGTCGATGCGCAGCGTATAGAACACGCTGGTGACGCTCTCGGTGAGGAATTCGCGCAGGGCGAACATCTCCTCGCGCATCCAGAGCGGCGGCAGGAGGTCGAGCATGTAGTCGTGCTCGGCGCGAGCGATCTCGAACCATTCGCCGGCGAACAGCGCGCTGTCGTCGTTCTCCCAGCGATTGGGCCGCTGGGCGTGGCGGTCGAACAGGCGGTACATCTGCCGGCGATCGGCGACACCTTGATAGATCTTGCGGACAGAGGACTGAAGGGTCATGCGAGGCTCCTTGGCCACTTGTGGGCCGGAGCGCGGTTCATCCCTCGCGGATCACCATCATCTTCAGCCCTTCCGAACCCCTCCCCCGCAGCCGCCTCTCCGACCGGCCGGGTCAAGGGCCGGCGCAGCCGGGCGGAGCTTCACCCTTGACGCGGCCGGCGGGCAT
Protein-coding sequences here:
- a CDS encoding DUF3085 domain-containing protein; the protein is MFTFPILAVRKVVERGIADAAANGGFRNPYYGTCPGEGERPGLWLVGDQGVYIMSNGKLAEGSRALVVYSEQCHPKSDMDWWDYKRRHFGGDDGIEFIEAERLIPLFDRNMRATHLNVDLTETEIALSLITR
- a CDS encoding DUF1419 domain-containing protein, which codes for MTLQSSVRKIYQGVADRRQMYRLFDRHAQRPNRWENDDSALFAGEWFEIARAEHDYMLDLLPPLWMREEMFALREFLTESVTSVFYTLRIDSRTRHFHAYCDLSQPRSPVEMRDAIINRESWPVKAITHEERLEHIWSATHDEYRGYAGDRFPPEYRGKRTLLVYGPGRTELKHLDDLTDDEILAKLPVHLRHLPIRAAA